A region from the uncultured Bacteroides sp. genome encodes:
- a CDS encoding AraC family transcriptional regulator: MEFINFDNVSDYNSFNNNETLHPLVSIVDLSKATPRRGTKMNFNLYCIILKQVKCGDLKYGNTYYDYQDGTLVFFAPGQVVEVTSNEYYQPFGTALTFHPDLIHNMPLGKHMNDYNFFSYNTNEALHISEKEKKIVLDCFSKIQYELEQSIDKHSKTLIASNIELFLNYCIRFYDRQFITRDNVNKGIIEKFEEMLNSYFVSDKPQKVGLPSVAWCADELHLSSNYFGNLIKKETGKSAQEYIQSKVIDVAKERIFDLGKSISEVSYELGFKYPQHFTRLFKQRVGMSPNEYKSLN; encoded by the coding sequence ATGGAATTTATTAACTTCGACAATGTTAGTGATTACAACTCATTCAACAACAATGAAACGTTGCACCCTCTTGTAAGTATCGTTGATCTTTCTAAAGCTACCCCACGTAGAGGTACTAAGATGAATTTCAATCTTTATTGTATCATATTAAAGCAGGTAAAATGTGGTGATCTTAAGTATGGTAATACTTATTATGATTACCAAGATGGAACTTTAGTGTTTTTTGCTCCCGGACAAGTTGTGGAAGTAACAAGCAATGAATATTATCAACCCTTTGGTACAGCTTTGACTTTTCATCCGGATTTAATACATAACATGCCTTTAGGGAAACATATGAATGATTATAATTTTTTTTCGTATAATACGAATGAAGCATTACATATATCAGAAAAAGAAAAAAAAATTGTATTGGATTGTTTCAGCAAAATACAATATGAATTAGAACAATCCATCGATAAACATAGTAAGACATTGATCGCATCTAACATTGAATTATTCCTAAATTATTGTATTCGTTTTTATGATCGTCAGTTTATTACAAGAGATAACGTTAACAAAGGAATTATTGAGAAATTCGAAGAGATGTTGAACAGCTATTTTGTCTCTGACAAACCACAAAAGGTCGGCCTACCATCAGTAGCATGGTGTGCCGATGAACTACACCTATCATCTAACTATTTTGGTAACTTGATTAAAAAGGAGACAGGTAAGTCGGCACAAGAATATATACAATCCAAAGTAATAGATGTGGCCAAAGAAAGGATTTTTGATTTAGGTAAATCCATTAGCGAAGTTTCTTATGAGTTAGGCTTTAAATATCCGCAACACTTCACCCGATTGTTCAAACAAAGAGTCGGTATGTCCCCCAATGAATATAAATCATTAAACTAG